Proteins co-encoded in one Malus sylvestris chromosome 9, drMalSylv7.2, whole genome shotgun sequence genomic window:
- the LOC126634136 gene encoding sucrose synthase 5-like, which produces MASAAAIKGSESIADNMPDARRQSRYHMKRCFAKYIEKGRRIIKLHHLMSEMETVIDDKAERTQVLEGVLGYILCSTQEAVVIPPHVVFSIRPNPGYWEFVKVSSEDLSIEGITVRDFLKYKETLYDENWSNDENALEVDFRAIDFSTPHLTLSSSIGNGINYVTKFTTSKLAGKLENAQPLVDYLLSLNHQGEQLILNETLNTASKLQAALIVTDVHLSALPKDTPFQNFELRFKEWGFEKGWGDTAERTKETMGILAEVLQAPDPLIMDRFFSRLPTIFNVVIFSPHGYFGQADVLGLPDTGGQVVYILDQVKALEEELLVRIKQQGLTVKPQILVVTRLIPEARGTKCNQELEPINGTKYSNILRVPFRTEKGILRCWVSRFDIYPYLELFTQDATAKILDLMEGKPDLIIGNYTDGNLVASLMANKLGITQATIAHALEKTKYEDSDINWKELDPKYHFSCQFLADTISMNATDFVIASTYQEIAGSKDRPGQYESHTAFTFPGLCRVVSGINVFDPKFNIAAPGADQSVYFPYAEKQKRLTSFHPAIEELLFSKEDNNEHIGFLVDRKKPIIFSMARLDIVKNITGLVEWYGKNKRLRNLVNLVVVGGFFDPSKSKDREEIAEIKKMHTLIEKYELRGQIRWIAAQTDRNRNGEVYRCIADTRGAFVQPALYEAFGLTVIEAMNCGLPTFATNQGGPAEIIVDGISGFHIDPNNGDEASNKIADFFEKSKTDAAYWDRFSKAGLQRIYECYTWKIYANKVLNMGSTYTFWRQLNKEQKQAKQRYIQMFFNLQYRSLVKNVPIPSDEPEQPVVPKPTAKPKTTLSTRRSQFRV; this is translated from the exons ATGGCTTCTGCAGCAGCTATCAAAGGCTCCGAGTCCATAGCTGATAACATGCCGGATGCCCGAAGGCAGAGCCGGTACCACATGAAGAGGTGCTTCGCTAAGTACATCGAGAAAGGAAGAAGGATAATAAAGCTCCACCATTTGATGAGTGAAATGGAGACAGTCATCGATGACAAAGCTGAAAGAACCCAAGTTTTGGAGGGTGTTCTTGGCTATATATTATGTTCAACTCAG GAAGCTGTTGTTATTCCTCCACATGTTGTCTTTTCAATAAGACCAAATCCAGGATACTGGGAATTTGTTAAGGTCAGCTCTGAGGACCTCTCAATTGAGGGCATCACTGTCAGAGACTTCTTGAAATACAAAGAAACTTTATACGATGAGAACTG GTCAAATGATGAAAATGCACTGGAGGTAGATTTTAGAGCAATTGATTTCTCTACTCCTCACTTAACTCTATCTTCCTCGATCGGAAATGGAATCAATTATGTTACCAAGTTCACCACTTCAAAGCTAGCTGGAAAACTGGAGAATGCACAACCCCTTGTGGATTACTTACTTTCACTAAATCATCAAGGAGAA CAACTTATTCTAAATGAGACCCTCAACACCGCTTCAAAGCTTCAGGCAGCACTGATTGTAACAGATGTGCACCTCTCAGCGCTTCCTAAGGACACACCATTCCAAAATTTTGAACTAAG GTTTAAGGAGTGGGGCTTTGAGAAGGGTTGGGGAGACACTGCAGAAAGAACAAAGGAGACAATGGGAATACTTGCGGAAGTACTACAGGCTCCAGACCCGTTGATCATGGACAGATTTTTCAGTAGGCTTCCCACAATATTCAATGTTGTAATATTCTCTCCTCATGGCTACTTTGGTCAAGCAGATGTTCTTGGCTTGCCAGACACTGGTGGGCAG GTAGTTTACATTCTTGATCAAGTGAAAGCTTTGGAGGAAGAATTGCTTGTGAGAATTAAGCAACAAGGACTTACTGTGAAGCCTCAAATTCTTGTC GTGACACGACTCATACCAGAAGCAAGGGGAACTAAGTGCAACCAGGAGTTGGAACCAATCAACGGCACAAAATACTCTAACATTCTTAGGGTGCCATTTAGGACAGAGAAGGGAATCCTACGCTGTTGGGTTTCTCGTTTTGACATCTATCCCTACCTTGAATTGTTTACACAG GATGCTACTGCCAAAATCCTCGACCTTATGGAAGGAAAGCCAGATCTTATTATTGGAAACTACACAGATGGGAATTTGGTGGCGTCTCTCATGGCTAATAAACTTGGGATAACTCAG GCAACTATTGCTCATGCTTTGGAGAAGACCAAGTACGAAGATTCAGACATCAACTGGAAGGAGTTAGATCCTAAGTATCACTTCTCATGCCAATTTCTTGCTGACACAATATCCATGAATGCTACAGATTTTGTCATTGCAAGCACATACCAGGAAATTGCTGGAAG CAAAGACAGACCGGGACAATATGAAAGCCACACAGCATTTACGTTTCCGGGGCTCTGCAGAGTTGTTTCAGGCATCAATGTATTTGATCCCAAATTCAACATTGCTGCTCCTGGGGCTGATCAGTCTGTCTATTTCCCCTACGCAGAGAAGCAGAAACGGCTCACTTCATTCCATCCTGCCATTGAAGAACTACTGTTTAGTAAAGAGGATAACAATGAACATAT CGGATTTCTAGTGGACAGAAAGAAACCTATCATCTTCTCAATGGCAAGGCTGGACATTGTTAAAAACATTACTGGGTTGGTTGAGTGGTATGGGAAGAACAAGAGGCTGAGAAATTTGGTTAACCTTGTTGTAGTTGGGGGCTTCTTTGACCCTTCGAAATCAAAAGACAGAGAAGAAATTGCAGAAATAAAAAAGATGCATACACTGATAGAGAAGTACGAACTTAGGGGTCAGATCAGATGGATAGCAGCGCAGACTGATAGGAACCGAAATGGAGAGGTCTACCGTTGTATCGCTGACACAAGGGGAGCTTTTGTGCAACCTGCTCTGTATGAAGCTTTCGGCCTGACTGTCATAGAGGCAATGAACTGTGGATTGCCCACCTTTGCAACCAACCAAGGAGGCCCGGCTGAAATCATTGTTGATGGGATCTCTGGTTTCCATATTGATCCCAACAACGGTGACGAAGCAAGCAACAAAATCGCTGATTTCTTCGAGAAGTCTAagactgatgctgcatactgGGACAGATTTTCAAAAGCAGGCTTGCAGCGCATATACGAATG CTACACTTGGAAGATATATGCAAACAAGGTGTTGAACATGGGGAGTACTTATACGTTCTGGAGGCAGTTGAACAAAGAGCAGAAACaggcaaagcaaagatacatccAGATGTTCTTCAATCTCCAATATAGAAGCTTG GTGAAGAATGTGCCTATCCCAAGTGATGAACCTGAACAACCAGTAGTGCCAAAGCCAACTGCCAAACCAAAGACCACATTAAG CACAAGACGCTCACAGTTTCGAGTTTAA